The Nanoarchaeota archaeon genome contains a region encoding:
- a CDS encoding adenylate kinase: MSKIVILTGIPGSGKTSILTESVAVLNREGKKTVSVNFGDVMFETSGVAHRDEMRKLPQEKQVENQKKAAEKIAQMARRENVIVDTHCTIKTPLGYLCGLPEWVLKNIKPNVIVLVEADPSEIKSRRDSDESRKRDEESSEDIDAHQILNRAAAISYCMLTGATMKIIKNRNDYLLDAVKDLIRLF, from the coding sequence ACAGGCATTCCGGGAAGCGGGAAAACAAGCATTCTGACAGAATCTGTCGCAGTTCTTAATCGAGAAGGAAAAAAGACCGTGTCTGTCAATTTCGGCGATGTAATGTTTGAAACCTCAGGTGTTGCGCACCGGGATGAAATGCGCAAACTACCTCAGGAAAAGCAAGTTGAAAACCAGAAAAAGGCTGCTGAAAAAATCGCTCAGATGGCTAGACGAGAAAACGTAATTGTGGATACGCATTGCACAATAAAAACGCCTTTGGGTTATCTTTGCGGCCTGCCAGAATGGGTTTTGAAAAATATTAAGCCCAATGTAATAGTTCTTGTCGAAGCAGATCCTTCTGAAATTAAAAGCAGGCGCGACTCTGATGAAAGCCGCAAGCGCGACGAAGAATCTAGCGAGGATATTGACGCGCACCAGATATTGAATCGCGCAGCAGCAATCTCTTATTGCATGCTCACCGGCGCGACAATGAAAATAATAAAGAACCGCAATGATTATCTTCTTGATGCGGTGAAAGATTTAATAAGGTTGTTTTAA